Proteins from a single region of Parasedimentitalea psychrophila:
- a CDS encoding DUF4159 domain-containing protein, producing the protein MTLLAGIGFTTPWLLLGLLALPILWLLLRAVPPAPVRRVFPAVTLLLGLSDDESLSDRTPWWLLLLRMLAVAAAIIGLSGPVLNPAPSTAGRGSLLLVLDASWVGANDWRQRREQITSTLTEAGRAGRTVAVLRLTAPEPLQFQSADVWRSRVAGLGPQPWQPNPDQIATALDHIAAVDAGFDTLWFADGLEYPDRDQLISALRARGELQVHQSSANRLGLLPAQVADGAIELTVIRSHTSAEQQVTVLAQGVDPGGTMRVLASASVDFTAGADRASARLILPSELRARITRFELQRIRSAGAVALTDDSLRRREVALISSQTDNEGLVLLSPVHYLRQALQPTAELFEGGLGDLLPANPDVIILADVARLAQTEEEQLTEWVEKGGMLLRFAGPRLAASDISRSEEHPLMPVRLRSGGRSLGGAMSWGEPKTLAPFQQDSPFYGLTIPEEVTVSSQVVAQPDPSLADRVIAELADGTPLVTRKPLGQGQVVLFHVTANAEWTSLPLSGLFVDMLERLAVSTAAKPPAADELEGTVWTPIKVLDGFGRLSEADTLSGVDGPDLMEAPVGPDLRPGLYDSGSRKLARNVLRAGDQLQPAIWPHDVPVIHAAASAERALGGALISLALVLLALDVAASLALSGLMHLSRTAALVLGLATAAWLGLPPHAALAQQGENQLGLSSELALAHVLTGDDQVDEIAHSGLRGLSNTLSFRTSIEPSLPVGVDLERDELAFYPLLYWPITPDQPRPSAAAYTRLNAYLRTGGMILFDTRDANLVGAGASSANARKLQQLARSLDIPPLEPLPADHVLTRAFYLLQNFPGRHQRGELWVEAAPADAEHIEGMPFRNLNDGVTPVVIGGNDWGAAWAVDNNGRPRLPVGRGFAGERQRELAYRFGVNLVMHVLTGNYKSDQVHVPALLDRLGQ; encoded by the coding sequence ATGACACTGCTGGCTGGCATCGGTTTCACCACGCCCTGGCTGCTGCTGGGGTTGCTGGCGCTGCCCATCCTGTGGCTGCTGCTGCGCGCCGTGCCACCTGCACCGGTGCGTCGGGTGTTCCCGGCGGTCACCCTGCTGCTGGGGCTCAGCGACGACGAGAGCCTGTCAGACCGCACCCCGTGGTGGCTGTTGCTGCTGCGCATGCTGGCAGTTGCCGCGGCGATCATCGGCCTGTCGGGGCCGGTGCTGAACCCGGCGCCCTCAACCGCCGGACGCGGGTCGCTGCTGCTGGTTCTGGATGCCAGCTGGGTCGGCGCGAACGACTGGCGGCAGCGCCGCGAACAGATCACCAGCACGCTGACCGAGGCCGGCCGTGCCGGTCGCACCGTGGCGGTGCTGCGGCTGACCGCACCGGAGCCGCTGCAGTTCCAATCCGCCGATGTCTGGCGCAGCCGGGTGGCGGGGCTGGGACCGCAGCCGTGGCAGCCAAACCCGGACCAGATAGCCACCGCGCTGGATCACATAGCTGCGGTGGACGCAGGGTTTGACACCCTGTGGTTTGCCGATGGGCTGGAATACCCCGACCGGGATCAGCTGATCTCGGCCTTGCGGGCGCGCGGAGAGTTGCAGGTGCATCAGAGCAGTGCCAACAGGCTCGGACTACTGCCGGCTCAAGTCGCAGACGGCGCTATTGAGCTGACGGTGATTCGCAGCCACACCAGCGCCGAGCAGCAGGTCACCGTGCTGGCCCAGGGTGTTGATCCCGGTGGCACCATGCGGGTGCTGGCCTCGGCCAGTGTTGATTTTACCGCAGGCGCCGACAGGGCCAGTGCCAGGCTGATCCTGCCGTCGGAACTGCGCGCCCGGATCACCCGGTTTGAACTGCAGCGGATACGGTCCGCCGGCGCCGTGGCCCTGACTGATGACAGCCTGCGCCGCCGCGAAGTGGCGCTGATCTCGTCGCAGACCGACAACGAAGGTCTGGTGCTGTTGTCGCCAGTGCACTACCTGCGCCAGGCCTTGCAACCGACCGCTGAATTGTTCGAAGGCGGGCTGGGCGATCTGTTGCCAGCCAATCCGGATGTCATCATTCTGGCGGATGTGGCGCGACTGGCCCAAACCGAAGAAGAACAGCTGACCGAATGGGTCGAAAAGGGCGGCATGTTGCTGCGTTTTGCCGGCCCACGGCTGGCGGCCAGCGATATCTCACGCAGCGAAGAACACCCACTGATGCCGGTTCGGTTGCGCAGTGGCGGCCGCAGCCTGGGCGGCGCGATGAGCTGGGGTGAGCCCAAGACCCTGGCGCCGTTCCAGCAGGACTCGCCGTTTTATGGCCTGACCATCCCCGAAGAGGTCACCGTGAGTTCACAAGTGGTGGCGCAACCCGATCCCAGTCTGGCGGACCGGGTGATTGCCGAATTGGCCGATGGCACTCCGCTGGTCACCCGCAAACCGCTGGGTCAGGGGCAGGTGGTTCTGTTTCATGTGACCGCTAATGCCGAATGGACCAGCCTGCCGCTGTCTGGGTTGTTTGTCGATATGCTGGAGCGGCTGGCGGTCTCGACCGCCGCCAAGCCACCCGCCGCCGATGAACTGGAGGGCACGGTCTGGACGCCGATCAAGGTGCTGGACGGCTTTGGCCGCCTTAGCGAGGCCGACACCCTGTCCGGCGTTGACGGCCCAGATCTGATGGAGGCCCCAGTAGGCCCTGATTTGCGCCCCGGCCTGTATGACAGTGGCAGCCGCAAACTGGCGCGCAATGTTCTGCGGGCGGGCGACCAGCTGCAGCCTGCGATCTGGCCCCATGATGTGCCGGTGATCCACGCTGCTGCCTCTGCCGAACGCGCCTTGGGTGGCGCGCTGATCAGTTTGGCACTGGTGCTGCTGGCACTGGACGTTGCCGCCTCGCTGGCGCTGTCGGGGCTGATGCACCTGTCGCGCACCGCCGCCCTGGTGCTGGGTCTGGCTACGGCGGCTTGGCTTGGCCTGCCCCCCCATGCCGCCCTGGCGCAACAGGGCGAAAATCAGCTTGGCCTCAGCTCGGAACTGGCACTGGCGCATGTGCTGACTGGCGATGATCAGGTCGATGAAATCGCCCATAGCGGGCTGCGCGGGCTGTCCAATACGCTGTCTTTTCGCACCTCAATCGAGCCCTCCCTGCCGGTGGGGGTAGATCTGGAGCGCGATGAGCTGGCGTTTTATCCACTGCTGTATTGGCCGATCACGCCAGACCAGCCGCGCCCCTCGGCGGCAGCCTATACCCGGCTGAACGCCTATCTGCGCACGGGCGGCATGATCTTGTTCGACACCCGAGACGCCAATCTGGTGGGCGCCGGAGCCAGCAGTGCAAACGCCCGAAAATTGCAGCAACTGGCCCGGTCACTGGATATTCCTCCGCTGGAACCGCTGCCCGCCGACCATGTGCTGACGCGCGCCTTTTACCTGTTGCAGAACTTTCCCGGCCGTCACCAGCGTGGCGAGCTTTGGGTCGAAGCCGCCCCCGCCGACGCCGAGCATATCGAGGGCATGCCGTTCCGCAATCTCAACGATGGGGTGACGCCGGTGGTGATCGGCGGCAATGACTGGGGCGCCGCCTGGGCGGTGGACAACAATGGACGCCCCCGGTTGCCGGTGGGGCGTGGCTTTGCCGGCGAACGCCAGCGCGAGCTGGCCTATCGCTTTGGGGTCAATCTGGTGATGCATGTGCTGACCGGCAATTACAAATCCGATCAGGTCCATGTGCCTGCGCTGCTGGACAGGTTGGGCCAATGA
- a CDS encoding hydroxypyruvate isomerase family protein gives MPKFAANISLLFSELPYLDRFRAAAAAGFEAVEILYPYDTAAKETQRALMSNGLELLLINAPPPNYTGGVPGYAAIPGGEGRFQHDIRRSLRYAELLRPGMIHVMAGYEKGAEAQQAYIRNLQWAADWAPQQQFTIEPLNSGDQPGYFLDDYNLAIEVLEAVDRANVGLQFDAYHAQMIHGDAAQVWDRFSAHARHVQIGAAPARSEPGTGPMDFAALFAAFDASGYSGWVSAEYTPSTRRTEDSLGWMS, from the coding sequence ATGCCCAAGTTTGCGGCCAATATCTCGCTGCTGTTTTCCGAGCTGCCCTATCTCGACCGGTTTCGGGCTGCCGCTGCCGCCGGGTTTGAGGCGGTGGAGATCCTGTATCCTTATGACACCGCCGCCAAGGAAACCCAGCGCGCTTTGATGAGCAATGGTCTGGAGCTGCTGCTGATCAACGCACCGCCGCCGAACTATACCGGAGGCGTGCCGGGCTATGCCGCCATTCCCGGCGGCGAAGGCCGGTTTCAGCACGATATCCGCAGGTCGCTGCGCTATGCTGAGCTGCTGCGTCCTGGGATGATCCACGTGATGGCCGGATATGAAAAGGGCGCCGAGGCGCAGCAGGCCTATATTCGCAATCTGCAATGGGCCGCGGATTGGGCGCCTCAGCAGCAATTTACCATCGAACCTCTCAACAGTGGTGATCAGCCGGGGTATTTTCTCGATGACTACAATCTGGCGATTGAGGTGCTGGAGGCCGTGGACCGAGCCAATGTCGGGTTGCAGTTTGATGCCTATCACGCGCAGATGATTCACGGCGATGCCGCCCAGGTCTGGGATCGTTTTTCGGCCCATGCCAGGCATGTTCAAATCGGCGCGGCCCCTGCCCGCAGCGAACCGGGTACCGGGCCGATGGATTTTGCCGCTCTGTTTGCCGCCTTTGACGCCAGCGGATATAGCGGCTGGGTCAGCGCCGAATACACCCCATCAACCCGGCGCACCGAGGATAGCCTGGGCTGGATGTCGTAA
- a CDS encoding AAA family ATPase, producing the protein MSEPDDLLTEIEALQEKLQQARDSITRQFIGQERVVELALSTLLCGGHGLLIGLPGLGKTLLVETLATVMGLDGNRIQFTPDLMPADILGSEVLDTDADGHRSFRFVPGPVFCQLLMADEINRASPRTQSALLQAMQEHRVTVAGEDRPLGTPFHVLATQNPIEQEGTYPLPEAQLDRFLLKIDVNYPTRDTERDILLATTGTINTKAVQVFTGEDLIAAQTLLRRMPVGESVMELILDLVRAFRPDEPGVSEQVAQTVAWGPGPRAAQALMLAVRARALLQGHLVPSAEDVIDMAQPVLSHRMALNFAARARGDSLTELIASTAAELTRTRAAA; encoded by the coding sequence ATGTCCGAACCCGACGACCTGCTGACGGAAATCGAGGCTTTGCAAGAAAAGCTGCAACAGGCGCGGGATTCGATCACCCGGCAGTTCATCGGACAGGAGCGGGTGGTGGAGCTGGCGTTGTCGACCCTGTTGTGTGGCGGTCACGGATTGCTTATCGGGTTGCCCGGGCTGGGAAAAACCCTGCTGGTAGAGACCCTGGCGACGGTGATGGGGCTGGATGGTAACCGGATCCAGTTCACCCCCGACCTGATGCCGGCTGATATTCTGGGCTCCGAAGTGCTGGACACCGACGCCGACGGCCACCGGTCGTTCCGGTTTGTACCGGGTCCGGTGTTCTGCCAGTTGCTGATGGCAGATGAAATCAACCGTGCCAGTCCACGCACCCAGTCGGCGCTGCTGCAGGCGATGCAGGAGCACAGGGTGACGGTGGCGGGTGAAGACCGGCCACTGGGCACTCCGTTCCATGTGCTGGCCACCCAGAACCCGATTGAGCAAGAGGGCACCTATCCGCTGCCCGAGGCGCAATTGGATCGGTTTTTGCTGAAAATTGACGTGAATTATCCAACCCGTGACACCGAGCGGGATATTCTGCTGGCCACCACCGGCACCATCAACACCAAGGCCGTGCAGGTGTTCACGGGAGAAGACCTGATCGCCGCGCAGACCCTGTTGCGCCGGATGCCGGTTGGCGAATCGGTGATGGAACTGATCCTGGATCTGGTGCGCGCCTTTCGCCCCGATGAACCCGGCGTTTCTGAACAAGTGGCCCAGACCGTGGCCTGGGGCCCCGGCCCCCGCGCCGCGCAGGCGCTGATGCTGGCGGTCCGGGCACGGGCCTTGTTGCAGGGTCATCTGGTGCCCAGCGCCGAGGATGTGATTGATATGGCGCAGCCGGTGCTCAGCCACCGCATGGCGTTGAACTTTGCGGCCCGCGCCCGTGGCGACAGTTTGACTGAGCTGATCGCCAGCACCGCGGCCGAGCTCACCCGGACCCGGGCCGCCGCGTGA
- the polA gene encoding DNA polymerase I — MSTEFGKGCHLHLIDGSAFIFRAYHALPPLTRKSDGLPIGAVAGFCNMLQRYVEGNTGPDAPTHVAVIFDHKGKTFRNDLYDLYKANRPPTPEDLRPQFPLTRDATRAFNIACKEVEGYEADDIMATLACQARDAGGRCTIISSDKDLMQLVGGGVEMLDAMKNKRIDRDGVIEKFGVGPERVVDVQALAGDSVDNVPGAPGIGIKTAALLINEYGDLESLLDRAAEIKQPKRRQTLIDNRAQIEMSKTLVQLDCEMQLDFTIGDLEVRDPEPEVLLGFLAEMEFRTLTKRMADQLGQEPPVITEPAAVAAAPIEAVPFDRDAYTCVTSAEELQPWIDRIQQRGWVAVDTETTGLDSMVVDLVGISLCIEPGEACYIPLTHRAAAADDLFGSDELAEGQMPLAIALEMLKPVLQDPAILKIGQNMKYDAKILHRYGVDIAPIDDTMLMSYALHGGLHNHGMDTLSDRYLDHTPIPIKPLLGAGKSAITFDKVPISDAVPYAAEDADITLRLWQLFKPKLHLSQVTTVYETLERPLIPVLATMEMHGIKVDRDTLSRMSNAFAQKMAGLEDEIHALAGRPFNVGSPKQLGEILFDEMGLEGGKKGKTGAYATGADILEDLAGTHDLPARVLDWRQLSKLKSTYTDALQDHINADTGRVHTSYLQTGANTGRMASSDPNLQNIPVRSEEGRRIREAFIAEPGNVLLSLDYSQIELRILAHVAGIDTLKQAFADGLDIHAMTASEMFGVSMDEMTPDIRRQAKAINFGVIYGISGFGLARNLRIPRAEAQGFINRYFERFPGIRTYMDATVEFAKEHGYVQTLFGRRIHTPEIAAKGPRAGFAKRAAINAPIQGTAADVIRRAMIRMPDAIAHLPARMLLQVHDELLFEVPEAAVEETIATAKSVMENAADPAVHLDVKLIVDAGRGANWAEAH, encoded by the coding sequence ATGAGCACGGAATTCGGCAAAGGCTGCCATCTGCATCTGATCGACGGCTCGGCCTTTATCTTTCGCGCCTATCACGCGCTGCCACCGCTGACACGCAAATCCGACGGGCTGCCAATCGGCGCCGTGGCCGGGTTCTGTAACATGCTGCAGCGCTATGTCGAGGGCAACACCGGCCCCGATGCCCCCACCCATGTGGCGGTGATCTTTGACCACAAGGGCAAGACCTTCCGCAACGACCTGTATGATCTTTACAAGGCCAACCGGCCACCAACCCCCGAGGATCTGCGCCCCCAGTTCCCGCTGACCCGCGACGCCACCCGCGCCTTTAACATCGCCTGCAAAGAGGTCGAAGGCTATGAGGCCGACGACATCATGGCCACTCTCGCCTGTCAGGCGCGTGACGCCGGTGGCCGCTGCACCATCATCAGCTCGGACAAGGATCTGATGCAGCTGGTCGGCGGCGGCGTGGAAATGCTGGACGCGATGAAGAACAAGCGCATCGACCGGGACGGGGTGATCGAGAAATTCGGGGTCGGCCCCGAACGGGTGGTGGACGTGCAGGCACTGGCTGGCGATAGCGTCGATAACGTTCCCGGCGCACCCGGCATCGGCATTAAAACCGCCGCCCTGCTGATCAACGAATACGGCGATCTGGAAAGCCTGCTGGACCGCGCCGCAGAGATCAAACAGCCCAAGCGCCGCCAGACCCTGATCGACAACCGCGCCCAGATCGAGATGTCCAAAACGCTGGTGCAGCTGGATTGCGAGATGCAGCTGGATTTCACCATTGGTGATCTTGAAGTGCGCGACCCCGAACCCGAGGTGCTGCTGGGCTTTCTCGCCGAGATGGAGTTCCGCACCCTGACCAAGCGGATGGCGGATCAACTGGGGCAAGAGCCCCCGGTGATCACCGAGCCAGCCGCCGTGGCCGCCGCGCCCATCGAGGCGGTGCCGTTTGACCGTGACGCCTATACCTGCGTGACCAGCGCCGAGGAATTACAGCCCTGGATCGACCGGATCCAGCAACGCGGTTGGGTGGCGGTGGACACCGAAACCACCGGGCTCGACTCGATGGTGGTTGATCTGGTTGGCATCTCTCTGTGCATTGAGCCGGGAGAGGCCTGCTATATCCCGCTGACCCACCGGGCCGCCGCCGCAGACGATCTGTTTGGTTCGGACGAGCTGGCCGAGGGGCAGATGCCGCTGGCCATAGCACTGGAAATGCTAAAGCCCGTTCTGCAAGACCCGGCGATCCTGAAGATCGGCCAGAACATGAAATATGACGCCAAGATCCTGCATCGCTATGGCGTGGATATTGCCCCCATCGACGATACCATGCTGATGTCATATGCGCTGCACGGCGGGCTGCACAATCACGGCATGGACACCCTGTCGGACCGCTATCTGGATCACACACCAATCCCAATCAAACCGCTGCTGGGTGCCGGTAAATCGGCGATCACCTTTGACAAAGTGCCGATCAGCGACGCGGTGCCCTATGCCGCCGAGGACGCCGATATAACCCTGCGGCTGTGGCAGCTGTTCAAGCCGAAATTGCATTTGTCCCAAGTCACCACCGTCTATGAAACCCTGGAACGACCACTGATTCCGGTGCTGGCCACAATGGAGATGCACGGCATCAAGGTCGACCGCGACACACTCAGCCGGATGTCCAACGCCTTTGCCCAAAAGATGGCCGGGCTTGAGGATGAAATCCATGCGCTTGCAGGTCGCCCCTTTAACGTCGGCAGCCCAAAGCAGCTGGGCGAGATCCTGTTTGACGAAATGGGCCTTGAGGGCGGCAAGAAGGGCAAGACCGGCGCCTATGCCACCGGCGCCGATATCCTCGAGGATCTGGCCGGCACTCACGACCTGCCCGCGCGGGTGCTGGACTGGCGCCAGCTGAGCAAGCTGAAATCCACCTACACCGATGCCCTGCAGGACCATATCAATGCGGACACCGGCCGGGTGCATACCTCGTATCTGCAGACCGGCGCCAACACCGGCCGTATGGCCTCAAGCGATCCCAACCTGCAAAACATCCCGGTGCGCTCTGAGGAGGGCCGCCGCATCCGCGAGGCCTTCATTGCCGAGCCGGGCAACGTGCTGCTGTCGCTCGACTATAGCCAGATCGAGCTGCGCATTCTGGCCCATGTGGCCGGCATCGACACGCTAAAACAGGCCTTTGCCGACGGGTTGGACATTCACGCCATGACCGCGAGCGAGATGTTCGGGGTGTCAATGGATGAGATGACCCCGGACATCCGCCGTCAGGCCAAGGCGATCAACTTTGGTGTCATCTATGGCATTTCCGGCTTTGGTCTGGCCCGCAACCTGCGCATCCCGAGGGCCGAGGCGCAGGGCTTTATCAACCGCTACTTTGAGCGCTTCCCCGGCATCCGCACCTATATGGACGCAACCGTCGAATTTGCCAAAGAGCACGGCTATGTGCAGACCCTGTTCGGGCGTCGTATCCACACGCCGGAAATTGCCGCCAAAGGCCCGCGTGCCGGTTTCGCCAAACGCGCCGCCATCAATGCGCCGATCCAGGGCACCGCCGCCGATGTGATCCGCCGCGCGATGATCCGCATGCCCGACGCCATCGCCCACCTGCCCGCCCGCATGCTGCTACAGGTCCACGATGAATTGCTGTTCGAGGTCCCCGAGGCGGCTGTCGAGGAAACCATTGCCACCGCAAAATCAGTAATGGAAAACGCCGCCGATCCGGCGGTGCATTTGGACGTGAAGCTCATCGTCGATGCCGGCCGTGGCGCCAATTGGGCCGAGGCACACTAA
- a CDS encoding DUF58 domain-containing protein produces MTSPRLSQATGLRRRAEIEAGSLPPLLVQAEQLAGSVLLGEHGRRRAGMGDDFWQYRPAQPGDSRNMIDHRRSARGDQQFIREREWQIAQTVHVWVDQGGSMRFASKPDLPQKIDRARKLALAASILMLRGGERVGLTGTSLPPRSGNMQVLRMAEAFSLNDDTDYAPPEHHAMIPHARGLFISDFLGPFDELQLALSKAADRGLRGVLLQVLDPSEEEFPFSGRTLFESVGGGLCHETLKASALRDRYLERLAERRDGLETLCRATGWQIGLHHTGDSAQAALLWLYHALERTR; encoded by the coding sequence GTGACCTCTCCCCGCCTCTCCCAAGCCACCGGGCTCAGACGCCGCGCCGAAATTGAGGCCGGCAGCCTGCCGCCGTTGCTGGTGCAGGCCGAACAGTTGGCGGGCTCGGTATTGCTGGGAGAGCATGGCCGCAGGCGGGCCGGGATGGGCGATGATTTTTGGCAATACCGTCCGGCACAGCCCGGCGACAGCCGCAATATGATCGACCATCGCCGCTCGGCGCGCGGCGATCAGCAGTTCATCCGGGAACGCGAGTGGCAGATTGCCCAGACGGTGCATGTCTGGGTGGATCAGGGCGGCTCGATGCGCTTTGCCTCCAAACCCGATCTGCCGCAAAAGATCGACCGCGCCCGAAAACTGGCGCTGGCGGCCTCGATCCTGATGCTGCGCGGTGGTGAGCGGGTTGGCCTGACAGGCACCTCGCTGCCGCCGCGCAGTGGCAATATGCAGGTCCTGCGCATGGCCGAGGCGTTCAGCCTCAACGATGATACCGACTATGCGCCCCCCGAACATCACGCCATGATCCCCCATGCCCGCGGGTTGTTCATTTCCGATTTCCTTGGCCCCTTTGACGAATTGCAACTGGCGCTTAGCAAGGCCGCTGACCGTGGATTGCGCGGTGTTCTGCTACAAGTCCTCGATCCCAGCGAAGAGGAGTTTCCCTTTTCCGGCCGCACCCTGTTTGAGAGCGTCGGTGGCGGGCTCTGCCATGAAACGCTCAAGGCCTCGGCGCTGCGCGACCGCTATCTTGAACGGCTGGCCGAACGACGTGATGGGCTGGAAACCCTGTGCCGTGCCACCGGCTGGCAGATCGGGCTGCATCACACCGGAGACAGTGCGCAGGCGGCGCTGTTGTGGCTGTATCACGCATTAGAAAGAACCCGATAA
- a CDS encoding DUF2798 domain-containing protein — MISARFAPTLFGLILSGIMSGIVTFVVAIKNFGFAGQAFDAWVSSWSFSWPVAFAVVLVVAPLVRRLVAKLVRQPVES, encoded by the coding sequence ATGATTTCAGCCCGTTTTGCCCCCACCCTGTTTGGCCTGATCCTGTCCGGTATCATGTCCGGTATTGTCACTTTTGTTGTGGCGATCAAAAATTTTGGTTTTGCGGGGCAAGCGTTTGATGCCTGGGTCTCGTCCTGGAGCTTCAGCTGGCCGGTTGCCTTTGCGGTGGTGCTGGTGGTGGCACCTTTGGTGCGGCGACTGGTGGCCAAATTGGTCCGCCAGCCCGTCGAATCGTGA
- a CDS encoding DUF1285 domain-containing protein gives MSGQNDVTPSAEGIAASIKSTKSGGMPPVHLWNPAFCGDLDMRIARDGTWFYLGTPIGRFELVKLFSSILKREDGKYFLVTPVEKVGITVDDAPFVAVDFDATGSGAEQVLSFFTHVGDTAVAGKDHPIRVERDPQTGEPSPYVLIRAGLEALIDRKSFYRLVELGSHHQGWFGLWSSGQFFPVIPSRDLDEA, from the coding sequence ATGAGTGGACAAAATGACGTGACCCCATCCGCCGAGGGGATTGCTGCCTCGATAAAATCCACAAAGAGCGGCGGAATGCCGCCAGTGCACTTGTGGAATCCAGCCTTCTGCGGTGATCTGGACATGCGGATCGCCCGGGATGGCACCTGGTTTTATCTGGGCACCCCAATTGGCCGCTTTGAACTGGTCAAACTGTTCTCGTCGATTCTTAAGCGCGAGGATGGCAAGTATTTCCTGGTCACTCCGGTGGAAAAGGTTGGCATAACCGTCGATGACGCGCCCTTTGTTGCGGTGGATTTTGACGCCACCGGCAGCGGCGCCGAGCAGGTTCTCAGCTTTTTCACCCATGTTGGCGACACTGCGGTTGCCGGGAAGGACCACCCCATCCGTGTGGAACGTGACCCACAGACCGGCGAACCCTCCCCCTATGTACTGATCCGCGCTGGCCTTGAGGCGCTGATCGACCGCAAAAGTTTCTACCGCCTGGTTGAGCTGGGTAGCCATCACCAGGGCTGGTTCGGGCTGTGGTCGTCGGGGCAGTTTTTCCCGGTGATCCCGTCCAGGGATCTGGACGAGGCGTGA